The Paenibacillus sp. MBLB1832 genome has a window encoding:
- a CDS encoding L-cysteine desulfidase family protein — MQTFINILNHELVVALGCTEPVAIALAAAKARIYVKGSVEKITVYASAGIIKNALAVGIPGTKRTGIDFVAALGAIAGNADKQLEVLADIQAEDITAAQNLVERGMSVVHLADTPKKLYIEVLLESDHGYARVVITDNHTNITSVEVDGNIVESGGCANASLKSSKEERDELTLDGIVDFVNSVDLTELQLVKQSIALNRQAGLEGLSQAYGLEVGKTIKENVQKGILSDDLISHAMALAAAGSDARMAGSSMPVMANSGSGNQGIAATNPVIAAAEKLGSSEEQLLRAVALSHLVTIYIKSKFGRLSALCGVTVAGTGASCGITYLLGGGKSEIKAAIQNMLGNVTGMMCDGAKGGCAMKVATCTSAAVQSALLASKGMTISSTNGFIENNAEKTIDNFCRIGNEATSEIDKLILEMMLSKDK; from the coding sequence ATGCAAACATTCATTAACATACTTAACCATGAACTCGTCGTCGCGCTTGGCTGCACAGAGCCCGTTGCCATTGCCCTTGCTGCGGCGAAGGCCAGAATCTATGTGAAAGGATCTGTGGAGAAAATAACCGTTTACGCAAGCGCAGGTATTATCAAAAATGCACTTGCCGTAGGGATTCCGGGTACGAAACGGACAGGGATTGATTTCGTTGCGGCGCTGGGCGCCATCGCTGGTAACGCGGACAAACAATTAGAAGTGCTTGCCGATATTCAAGCTGAAGATATAACGGCTGCGCAGAATCTGGTTGAGCGAGGCATGTCCGTTGTCCATCTAGCAGATACCCCTAAGAAGCTATATATCGAGGTACTGCTCGAATCAGACCACGGATATGCGCGGGTTGTTATTACGGACAATCATACGAATATTACAAGTGTCGAGGTTGATGGAAACATTGTTGAATCGGGTGGTTGCGCAAACGCGAGCTTGAAGAGCTCCAAAGAAGAACGTGACGAGTTGACCTTAGACGGCATCGTGGACTTTGTGAATAGCGTTGATCTGACTGAGCTCCAATTAGTGAAACAAAGCATCGCATTGAACCGTCAAGCAGGCCTAGAAGGTTTATCACAAGCATACGGTCTTGAAGTAGGAAAAACGATTAAAGAGAATGTCCAAAAGGGGATTTTGTCTGACGATTTAATCTCTCATGCCATGGCTCTGGCAGCAGCTGGGTCAGATGCTCGTATGGCGGGATCCAGTATGCCTGTCATGGCCAATTCCGGCAGCGGTAACCAAGGGATTGCAGCGACTAACCCTGTCATCGCGGCTGCTGAGAAGCTTGGTAGCTCGGAGGAGCAACTTCTACGTGCTGTTGCGCTGAGCCACTTAGTGACCATTTATATTAAATCTAAATTTGGCAGATTGTCCGCCCTTTGCGGGGTTACTGTTGCGGGTACAGGTGCAAGCTGTGGCATTACGTATTTGCTTGGCGGCGGGAAATCGGAGATTAAGGCAGCGATCCAAAACATGCTCGGCAATGTAACTGGGATGATGTGCGATGGAGCCAAAGGCGGGTGTGCCATGAAGGTCGCGACCTGCACTAGTGCAGCCGTACAATCCGCGCTTCTCGCATCCAAAGGAATGACAATTTCTTCAACGAATGGGTTTATCGAGAATAATGCGGAGAAGACGATCGACAACTTCTGTCGGATCGGAAATGAAGCAACGTCTGAAATTGACAAGCTCATCCTTGAAATGATGCTCAGTAAAGATAAGTAG